The Marinilongibacter aquaticus genome has a window encoding:
- a CDS encoding M16 family metallopeptidase yields the protein MSEYQIYTFPNGIRLAHRQVPHTKIVHCGIMLDIGSRDEGPDQVGLAHFWEHMAFKGTEKRKAFHIINRLESVGGELNAYTTKEKICFYASVLDSHFDRAVDVLSDITFNSIFPEKQLEKERSVILEEMAMYLDSPEDAIQDEFDELIFPNHPLGNNILGTRESLKRFKREDLQRFVHDNLNSERTVVSVVGNISLKKAIRVTEKYLAQVPAYSQKPERSEPPKYVPKSITQTKPISQAHVAVGLPAYSLHHPDRLKYFTLIHLLGGPGMNTRLNVALREKNGLVYGIDANYTAYTDSGYTSILYATDAKNLKRADSLIRKEIDLLKTKALGELQLKNLKDQLMGQLAMADESNQSFMLMMAKSILDLDRVESLEEIFGKIRSVTAEDILSLSNETLDYDQMSQLIYLPE from the coding sequence ATGTCCGAATATCAAATTTATACATTTCCCAACGGCATCCGTTTGGCCCATCGACAAGTACCGCATACCAAAATTGTGCACTGCGGAATCATGCTTGATATCGGTAGCCGGGATGAAGGTCCAGACCAAGTCGGGCTGGCCCATTTTTGGGAACACATGGCGTTTAAAGGCACCGAAAAACGAAAGGCCTTTCATATCATAAACAGGCTCGAGTCTGTCGGCGGTGAGTTGAATGCCTATACCACGAAAGAGAAAATCTGTTTCTATGCCAGTGTGCTCGATAGCCATTTCGATCGGGCGGTGGACGTGTTGAGCGACATCACGTTCAATTCCATTTTTCCCGAAAAGCAATTGGAGAAAGAACGCAGCGTGATTTTGGAAGAGATGGCCATGTATCTCGATTCGCCAGAAGATGCAATTCAAGATGAATTCGACGAACTGATTTTTCCGAATCATCCTTTGGGCAATAATATTTTGGGCACTCGCGAATCGCTGAAGCGTTTCAAAAGAGAGGATTTGCAGCGTTTTGTGCACGACAATCTAAACTCCGAACGCACCGTTGTTTCTGTTGTGGGCAACATTAGTTTGAAAAAGGCTATACGTGTGACGGAGAAATATTTGGCACAAGTGCCAGCCTATTCTCAAAAACCCGAACGCTCCGAACCGCCCAAATATGTGCCAAAGAGCATTACGCAAACAAAGCCCATTTCTCAGGCTCATGTGGCGGTTGGTTTGCCGGCCTATTCTTTGCACCATCCCGATCGATTGAAATATTTCACACTTATTCACCTTTTGGGTGGCCCGGGAATGAACACACGCTTGAATGTGGCTTTACGCGAGAAGAATGGGTTGGTGTACGGAATCGATGCCAATTATACTGCTTATACCGATTCGGGTTATACCTCCATTTTGTACGCCACGGATGCCAAAAACCTGAAACGGGCCGACAGCCTTATTCGGAAGGAAATTGATTTGCTGAAGACCAAAGCTTTGGGCGAATTGCAATTGAAAAACCTGAAGGATCAACTGATGGGACAACTGGCCATGGCCGACGAGAGCAACCAATCTTTTATGTTGATGATGGCCAAAAGTATTTTGGATTTGGATCGTGTGGAAAGCCTTGAAGAAATATTCGGTAAAATTCGGAGTGTTACTGCGGAGGATATCTTGTCTTTGAGTAATGAAACGCTCGATTACGATCAGATGAGCCAGTTGATATATCTTCCAGAGTAG
- a CDS encoding helix-turn-helix transcriptional regulator, with product MKNAMKVGRAKMGMTQAELAEKVGVARQTIIAVEAGKFVPSTVLALKIAETLACPFEEMFRLEAEDWL from the coding sequence ATGAAGAATGCAATGAAAGTAGGCCGGGCAAAAATGGGAATGACCCAAGCCGAATTGGCTGAAAAGGTAGGCGTGGCGAGACAAACAATTATTGCGGTGGAGGCCGGGAAATTCGTGCCTTCTACAGTGCTTGCTTTGAAGATAGCAGAGACATTGGCATGCCCGTTCGAAGAAATGTTTAGATTGGAGGCAGAAGACTGGCTTTAA
- a CDS encoding Pr6Pr family membrane protein, whose product MKKTLQTALAVMGWLTVIAQFFLMLGNRSASIAESIARFFSYFTILTNIIVALYFTIQLTVESRRRRRAFGILNNLTAITVYITVVGLVYQVALRHTWHPTGFQMVVDEMLHTVIPLAVIFYWHTYERVSKLKWEAIPKALIYPLAYLIFVLWRGGVSRFYPYPFIDVQKLGWDQTFKNISALFGLFLFLFVGFIGFGKFTKSR is encoded by the coding sequence GTGAAAAAAACTCTCCAAACTGCCTTGGCCGTAATGGGCTGGCTTACTGTGATCGCTCAGTTTTTCCTTATGTTGGGAAACCGATCAGCGAGTATTGCCGAATCCATTGCTCGATTTTTCAGTTATTTTACAATTCTCACCAATATCATTGTTGCTCTCTATTTCACCATTCAATTGACGGTAGAAAGCAGACGAAGACGAAGAGCTTTTGGTATACTCAACAACCTGACGGCCATTACAGTGTACATTACCGTTGTAGGTTTGGTTTATCAGGTGGCCTTACGCCACACTTGGCACCCTACTGGTTTTCAGATGGTTGTCGACGAAATGTTGCATACCGTGATTCCGCTCGCCGTGATTTTCTATTGGCACACTTATGAGCGTGTGTCGAAACTGAAATGGGAGGCCATTCCCAAAGCCCTGATTTACCCACTCGCCTACCTGATTTTTGTTTTATGGCGGGGTGGCGTTTCGCGTTTTTATCCCTACCCTTTTATCGATGTGCAAAAGCTAGGCTGGGATCAAACCTTCAAAAATATTTCGGCCCTGTTTGGCTTATTCCTTTTTTTATTCGTCGGCTTTATCGGTTTCGGAAAGTTCACGAAAAGCAGGTAA
- a CDS encoding 3-keto-disaccharide hydrolase, translated as MKITYSHFAIILSSLCFTACTPEKVGDNALSTQEKEEGWTLLFDGQSTDGWHLYNQGKVASAWIVEDGLLNCVADTFDVVHEDLLTDEEFENYDLKFDWKISEAGNSGVFINVIERDTIPKAWASGPEYQLLDHSHAAPEYLKDTLRRAACLYNLYPQVNAVDPKPSGEWNHSEIVQKGGKVEFYLNGVLTAEQDLTTEAWKERIASSGFSYFPLFGRATKGHIALQDWSKGVSFKNIKIKEL; from the coding sequence ATGAAAATTACATATTCGCATTTTGCAATTATCCTATCTTCATTGTGTTTTACGGCCTGTACTCCTGAAAAAGTTGGAGACAATGCTCTCAGTACTCAAGAAAAGGAAGAAGGCTGGACATTGCTTTTTGATGGACAAAGTACAGACGGTTGGCATCTCTACAATCAAGGGAAAGTGGCATCGGCATGGATTGTAGAAGATGGGCTGCTGAATTGCGTAGCGGATACTTTTGATGTGGTTCACGAGGATTTGCTGACCGACGAGGAATTTGAAAACTACGATTTGAAATTCGATTGGAAAATATCGGAAGCCGGAAACAGTGGCGTATTTATCAATGTGATTGAGCGGGATACAATACCCAAGGCCTGGGCTTCTGGGCCAGAGTACCAGTTGCTCGACCACAGCCATGCCGCACCAGAGTATTTGAAAGATACTTTACGAAGAGCCGCTTGTTTGTACAATTTGTATCCGCAAGTGAATGCTGTTGACCCAAAACCTTCGGGCGAATGGAATCACTCTGAGATCGTACAAAAGGGAGGTAAGGTAGAGTTTTACCTCAATGGTGTATTGACGGCAGAGCAGGATTTGACCACAGAGGCATGGAAAGAGAGAATTGCGAGCAGCGGTTTTAGCTATTTTCCTTTGTTTGGCAGGGCTACCAAGGGGCATATTGCTCTTCAAGATTGGTCGAAAGGCGTGTCTTTCAAGAATATCAAGATAAAGGAGTTGTAG
- a CDS encoding succinate dehydrogenase/fumarate reductase iron-sulfur subunit codes for MDLTLKVWRQAGANDKGALVEYKVTEISDHMSFLEMMDTLNEQLIEQGEEPVAFDHDCREGICGMCSLHINGEPHGPDAGTTTCQLHMRKFKDGDTIYIEPFRARAFPVIKDLVVDRSAFDRIQHAGGYISVNTSGNTQDANAIPVPKVDADKAFDAATCIGCGACVAACKNASAMLFVSAKISQFALLPQGKVEAAERAQNMVSQMDKEGFGNCTNTGACEAECPKGISLENIARMNREYLSASLGSE; via the coding sequence ATGGATTTAACACTCAAAGTCTGGAGACAAGCCGGTGCCAACGACAAAGGTGCTTTGGTAGAATATAAAGTGACCGAAATTTCCGATCACATGTCGTTCTTGGAAATGATGGATACGCTGAACGAGCAGTTGATCGAGCAGGGTGAAGAGCCTGTAGCCTTTGATCACGATTGCCGTGAAGGTATTTGCGGGATGTGCTCTTTGCACATCAATGGTGAACCGCACGGACCAGATGCAGGCACGACAACTTGCCAGTTGCACATGCGTAAATTCAAAGACGGCGATACCATTTACATTGAGCCTTTCCGTGCGAGAGCCTTCCCCGTAATCAAAGATTTGGTTGTTGACCGTTCGGCATTCGACCGAATTCAGCATGCGGGTGGATACATCTCTGTCAACACTTCTGGAAATACGCAGGATGCCAACGCCATTCCCGTACCAAAAGTAGATGCCGACAAGGCATTTGATGCAGCAACTTGTATCGGTTGCGGAGCCTGTGTGGCAGCCTGTAAGAATGCTTCCGCCATGCTTTTTGTTTCCGCCAAAATTTCGCAGTTTGCTCTTCTGCCCCAAGGTAAAGTGGAAGCGGCGGAGAGAGCCCAGAATATGGTAAGCCAAATGGACAAAGAAGGTTTTGGAAACTGCACGAATACAGGAGCCTGCGAAGCCGAATGTCCGAAAGGCATTTCACTCGAAAATATCGCCCGTATGAACCGCGAATATTTGAGTGCGAGTTTGGGCAGCGAATAA